The following are from one region of the Mauremys reevesii isolate NIE-2019 linkage group 2, ASM1616193v1, whole genome shotgun sequence genome:
- the LETM2 gene encoding LETM1 domain-containing protein LETM2, mitochondrial, which yields MAFYSCNIVLAIARSSFRGPHLLVHSSCSPYSSSVAFVQLVDSHLNRIYMKDSENQQLLYCTQLASGLRTKAVRTLHTSAYWHQELQDKSQLHQRTINQDTEHAKTLPDQSTETGVGKKSLRQRIVDELKHYYNGFHLLWIDTKVAARMVWRLLHGQVLTRRERRRLLRTCADLFRLVPFLVFIIVPFMEFLLPVFLKLFPEMLPSTFETESKKEEKQKKKLSATLELAKFLQETIAEMAKRNKANTGEATKQFSSYVQQVRHAGHQPSTQEIVRFSKLFEDELTLEHLERPQLVALCKLLELQPIGTNNLLRFQLLMQLRSIKADDEMIAKEGVNVLSVSELQSACRARGMRSLGLTEEQLKEQLSQWLDLHLKENVPPSLLLLSRALYLIDVKPKPIQVSQSEVRVSDAAAETPVLEPKEALVDSAPIVQGRKGEEFISQASEKLPVPGVCVKPPPGETKMEASQSSKASANGV from the exons ATGGCGTTCTACAGCTGTAACATAGTCCTTGCAATAGCCAGGTCAAG TTTCAGAGGCCCTCATCTTCTTGTGCACTCCAGCTGTTCTCCATATTCCTCATCAGTTGCATTTGTCCAACTAGTGGATTCTCATTTAAACCGAATCTATATGAAAGACTCTGAAAACCAGCAGTTACTGTACTGCACACAGCTGGCCTCTGGACTACGAACTAAAGCAGTGCGAACGCTGCACACCTCTGCTTACTGGCATCAAGAGCTCCAAGATAAATCTCAGCTGCACCAAAGGACAATAAACCAGGACACTGAGCATGCTAAAACTCTGCCAGACCAAAGCACAGAGACTGGTGTGGGGAAAAAGTCTTTACGCCAAAGAATTGTGGATGAACTGAAACATTATTACAATGGATTCCACTTGCTTTGGATTGACACAAAGGTCGCTGCTAGGATGGTATGGAGGCTGCTACATGGTCAGGTTCTCACTAGACGAGAGAGGCGAAGG CTACTGAGGACATGTGCTGATCTCTTCCGGCTGGTTCCCTTCTTGGTGTTCATCATTGTGCCCTTCATGGAGTTCCTGTTACCTGTATTTCTGAAactctttcctgaaatgttgcCCTCAACTTTTGAGACGGAATCAAAAAAG gaagaaaaacagaaaaagaaactaAGCGCCACGTTAGAGCTTGCAAAATTCCTGCAGGAGACTATTGCTGAGATGGCCAAAAGGAACAAAGCAAATACGGGAGAGGCCACCAAGCAGTTCTCTTCCTATGTGCAACAG GTTCGTCATGCTGGCCACCAGCCCAGCACCCAAGAGATCGTGCGCTTCTCCAAGCTCTTTGAGGATGAGCTGACCCTTGAACACTTAGAACGGCCACAGCTGGTAGCCCTCTGCAAACTGCTCGAActacagcccattggcaccaataACCTACTCCGCTTCCAGCTTTTGATGCAGCTCAGGTCTATAAAAGCAGATGATGAA ATGATTGCTAAGGAAGGTGTTAATGTGCTAAGTGTATCCGAACTGCAGAGTGCATGCAGGGCCAGAGGAATGCGATCACTGGGTCTCACAGAGGAACAGCTGAAAGAACAACTCAGTCAG TGGCTAGATCTACATCTAAAGGAGAATGTTcctccttctctgctgctgctttctcGCGCCTTGTACTTGATAGACGTGAAGCCGAAACCTATTCAGGTGTCACAGAGTGAG gtTCGGGTTAGTGACGCTGCTGCAGAAACACCAGTTCTTGAACCTAAAGAAGCCTTAGTGGATTCTGCACCCATTGTGCAAGGAAGAAAG GGAGAAGAATTTATATCACAGGCATCCGAGAAGTTACCAGTCCCTGGAGTATGTGTCAAGCCTCCTCCAGGAGAG ACCAAAATGGAGGCATCTCAGAGCAGCAAGGCCAGTGCCAATGGAGTCTAG